TACAAGAAACCCAGTAGTGAAACTCCATGCTACTAgtagggagggggaaaaaaaaaataagtattttaaggTCTCACAAACCTCTGGAGCCTGGTTTGCTATAGACAATAGCCTTACTGTAAtgtgcatttctgaaaatgacTGATGTTAGGATTTCTATTTCATGCATGCAGTTCAGGTGCTGTGTAGCTTGTAGGTTGTTTCAGTGCAAGTAAGTGACAACCTCTTGGCATAGGTGCATGATGTCTATCATCTATACACATACATTCCCAAACAACTTGCATCAAAGAAAATTGACACTAAGTCACAGTGAGACTCCATGCACAGCAGTGGAGAGCCAGATCTTCAACATCTAGTGATCTTATGTACACTTTTGGGTTGTTTACTCTTGTATTTCAAAAGTTTTGTGCCTTGCAGGGTATGGTCTACGTCTACAGACATTAAAGTGTCAGCAGCTTCCATTTCACGCTGCCAGACCCTGTTGCCAAAAGGTAGGTATGCTTACCGCTCCTCCAGTGTACCCCACATAAGCACCTACTGTTTCTTTTATTCAGTCATTTTGAACATCtagttatttttcaaatgttgtTCTGCACTCTGCTTTGCAGCTGAGCATACAATTGTATTTCCATCTAGGATTCAGAGGTGGAAGCCACCATGTCAGAGCAAATGCCTGCCGCTATTCCCCATCAGTTCAATGTGCCTGACTCCCTCTGAGTGCATGTTGCAGGTCTGGTGCTCTGTGTACTCCTTCTTAGAGATCTGCCATGAGGGACAGAAGCTGAAATCGGAGTGTATGGGCTGACTTGTAGCtacagaagcagagagaagaatcttctcccctcctttcccaAAGTCAGTCATTCAGGAAATGCACATATGCCTGTCATACCTTCTAATTATTTGCTTCTCAAGTTTTGGAGAGCTtgtaagagaattttttttaaagagtgaaATTATTAACTCATGGAGAACTAACTGTGCTTTGCATTTCATATCCATGCTTCCTTCTTTATCCCCTGTCTTCAAAATATCCCCTTTTCTCCATTCCagagtatttttcctttccagaagaAATCAGTACCTTAAATCCATAACTGCACATATAAGACACTGAGACTGATCAGTTAATAACTTGTTTAAACTTAGCCTTtctattttcctattttcctaTTTCTATGCCCAGAAATAAATGTTACTCATGCAAAATGGTAAGtcaagaaatttaaaaaaaaaaatctggaaatatgTGGATCTCaactttccatctcttctgccAGCTTATTACAGGAATTGTATGGACATTGAGACCACTGAAAGGCAAACAAGTTACTACTCTTCCAAGTATGACACCCTGAAGTAAAAATTTTTGTCTTCGTTGGGTTCTTTGTTATCCAGTTTGCGAATATCAAGTGAGTCATCATTCGCATACAGGTAGTAACTTGTATCTTCATAGCACTGGAACTGCACTGAATCTCCTTGGTAATGCATGATGAAAAAGTTATTCTTTTCTCTCAGCTAGGAAAATACACAAAGCAAAGAACACATGTTATAGTTTTAAATCCTTTCTATAGGGTTTcatgtaacaaaaaataaagcatgtttCTTGCTTGTTATATTTTGAATGCTTTTCTCCAGTTATACATATTACCAATTTATTTGGCCACACATAATCATTTTGAGACAGATTCTGTGATAcctatgaataaaaaaaatacatttccctCAAATATCCTCAAAGGATATTGCCAGACCCACAGCTGCATTCCATTGCTTCACAAGAAGACCAGCACAGTTTTCCTCTGCAGTATACCTGTTATTGGGATAATCTGGGAGTTTCATCTTCTTACTTTCTTACCACATATTTACCCTGTCAAGTGCCACTAGCAACAAAATGTCAGTCTACagtttttcttgtctgttttgGAGTAAAATTAGAATGTCATGGTACCCACTAACCTTAAAAAACTGCTTTGTCACCTATGATTTTCCATACCTCTCGGGtttccaaaatacttttttagacctctgtccctggaggaATGGCTATTGTCAAAACAGCCCCTGTGTGAATGTGTCCCGGGGCTCCTGAGGCACTGCAAGCTCAGAACGAAGAAATAGTTACCAGAAAATATCATGCCAGAGTAAGGAAGAGTATGTGCTGAGAAGTAGCCTCTGAATTTGTAAGCCATAGACACTGGTAGCCCTGTTCATTCTGCAAAAACTGATAAGCCCAGGAGAACAAGGAGCTGCTGAACCTGACCGTGGCAGGTCATATAACCCACATCACatccaggaaggcagcagctgctctagGTGGACAAAAAGTGTATATATACAGGGACACAGTGTACATATACATTTCAGGGACACCTGAATCAAGGGATGCCATGTGTGAATGTGTACACCTGCCTGGAAACCCTCTGAATGTGGGTACAAACCCACAGTTCCAGGTTTGTACAATAAGAGAAGGAGCAACTGAGAAGCTGTGTGAGTAGTTATCTGCTGGTAATAGTAAAAGCTTTATTAATAAATGTTTAAGAATTGTGTTTCCCCCAACTAGGCCTCTTGTCAGGGAGTGGGGAATCTATAATGTAGTTTGGGGAAGACTGAGATGGTAAGTGGGCACACCATaatcaaattatttcatcttcCCTCTTGGGTGACCTGTTTGAACTTCTCATCATACACAAAGAACAGTTCTACAAATCTGACTAGTCTGGCATATTATCACTGTGCACTATGCTTAAAAGGACTCTTAAAATGAAACTGTATGCttggggaaaagcaggaggaTATTAAATGGTCCCAGCTGTTCTGCAGATTACAGCATTGGCAATAATCACCTTTCCATCGAAGGAGGAATGTGTCCTTTCAGCCCATAGATCAACAGAGGATGGAGAGAAAATGTCCTGCAGTTATTGCAGAGCACATGAAAGAAACTTGGGGATACACTTCCTGCAGTAGCATAGCTGTAAGGAGACTCAGCTAAAACACTCTGTCCAGATCAAGCCAGTATATCAGCAGAATATCTGCagcttcaataaaaaaaaattgttttcaaaaattACTTGTAAGTGGAAGAAAATTTGCCTTCAGAAATACCTCCTAGGGATTCAAAATTGTAATAAGGAAATACAAATGGAATAAGAGAATCTAGTAAAAttgaaaaaggaggaaagacaAGCCTGCAGAAGCAAGGAGAGGGATTAATGTGTACGATATAGAAATTCATCCTGGAGCAAGGGAGACTCAAATGGGATCTGGTAAATATGAACTCTGCGTCAGGTGACTGCAAAAGCAGAttgagatgaaaaaattaaaaatacctgcTATAGCTGCATGgaatgatgaaaaattaaatagagaATAATCACAGGAAGATGATTTAGAGGAAGATTTGGGAAATGACATGTgactgggagaagaaagaggagctgggagtAGGAACGTGTTCAAACACTGCTAGGCTGAGAGTTGCAGCAGGTCATTGAGGAGCAAGGTGCTTTGCAAGAAATAATGACACACATAAATTTCCACTGTGGACTGTTAAGAAAGCTGCTAAGACATCCAGGAGAACATGATGGACTCGTGCCTGCTGAAGCCATCATGAGGACATCTCCTATGGCTGCAGCCATGCCTGAGAAGCCATCTGCaagtctgaaggaaaaaaacccctggtTTTCTGTTATAAACTGTCTGTTTCTTTGCCATTGCATCAAATGAAGAATTAAATTGCAGGTTAGGTTTCACATTTAGTGgcaaaaaatacacattttctcaCGTCCCACAGGTGATTCACAATGCTCTTGGACTAGCTTATCTATGCTCACTTtagaaaaatgctaaaaatgttGTCTCtgtacattaaagaaaaaaacatcgTATGAAATAGTATGTCAGTGATGGAAGTTACAGAAAAAGATGTGATACAGTAGTATCCAAGTTTTAAAATAGtccaaaaattatttaaagtcaGTTTGAATAAGGAACAAGGAGCATAACCTCAGGGTAAGTTCAACTGCTGCACTGTGAACCAGGAAGCAGCTAAAAGataaggagagaaaatgaaggCCAGCTGAAATGGAACAATTCATCTTACACTGTCAAGATATGTTACACAAGTCAGTACAGGGCACAGTACAACCTACATCTTGCCTCAGGTAATGAGCATATGATTAAAAATTGTGTGAGTTGGACAATAATGATAAGCAAACTGGTAATACTGAGCTGCCACCTTCATTGCATCAAATAATCTATGGACCTTGGAATATCGttagaaattaattatataGTGCTTTGGATTTTTTACTAAAACATCACTGACAACACCCCAGTGTTTTGgctattgctgagcagtgcatGTACAGCATCAagacctttttttcccactctgcCCCAGAGAGTGGGGGGGGAGTGGTCAAGAGTCTAGGAGGGGACAAAGCTGAAACAGCTGCCCAGAGCTAAAGGGACACTTCATGCCATGTAATGTCATGGCCAACTGTAACGACTCAAGTAGAGGAAAAAGGGAGTcggatgtttgggttttttgcttccaCAATGGCTGTTGCAGAGAGACTGGCTGGGCATTGATCTTCTGGGAGGAGGTAGGTACCTTCAGATCTCAGTCCACTCAGGCAGGGGTATTACAACCAAAGTTCTGGGAAGATGCTGTCCAGTTATGATATCCAAATAACCCTGCATCATCTGCCAAGGAACAATAGCTTGAAGAGGAACACATAGATCTAGTGATAGAATTGTTCTCCAGCAATCTTTTAAGTAGATGTGTAAAGTCAAGAAGGAATttaggaaggaaagagaaaggaaggttTGAAACAGAGGGGAAACTGAGTGTTACTACTAATTAATCAGAACCTGGTAGGGTTAAGTATATACAGGTATAGGTCTGAGAGTGGTGCTGAACCATGAATAGTAAATTATTATGGTTGAAGCCAAACAGAAAGAACACTGATGGGAGATACTACAGATACATATTAAAGGAGATGTGTATTTCTCTGACATCCGGTATATAATCACTAAACCCTGCACTTCTGgaagagtgaaaaagaaatagtaaaCATTCAGACATAATCAATGAAAATGGTAAAATGAGAACCTATACACAAATTAAAACCTATACATACCTGTAACAACACATAATGTTAACAACTGTTGTTGATAATTCCCCTCTCACTGTTCCCCCTGCACTCCCTCCTCCTACAATCTGTTTAGCTGCCCATGTCCAAAGGATACAGGCTCAGCTCTGATCCTACATGGCTGCATAATTTTGGTCTAAGGAAACTGCTAATTTATGAGATAGCCTCCAAGAAAATAAGAGGGGCATGAAACAGCACCAGTCTAGTTGAGAACTCTGGGTGAAATCAAGTGATTAACATCAACAGTGAATgctaaataaaaatccttttgacATCACATCCATaagctgttttggtttggtttgtttttttttcagaaatgactGAAATTAACACTTTCCTCTGTGTGGGCTACATCAAGGGACAAAATTTGTAAATGTAATCTCACTCGTGCTAAAAGAGACTGCATTGGCTAATGGGAGAATTATATATAAAGGGGTGGGGAAAACAACCCCGCACTGTTGGGAGAACAGTGGGTCAATAGTTGGGAAAACCTTTTCTGTGGTGGAGCTACAAGGCAATACAATTATTACATAGCTCTTAATTCATCCTCTAGTGTGGTCGACTGGATTTGCACCTATGATATTATTAATTGTTGTGAGCTTGCTTTATTACAGAGTTGAAGTAATGAGTTATGGTTAAATGTAAGTCTGCTCCCAGGTGAACCAATGGGTCTggcctctgtgctgctgcttcagcttgGTGATCCTGACTGTTTTCCTTGATCTCTGAACACCATAATGCTGCAGTAAATATTGGTTGTGGTCTGTGTTACCTTCTTGACTTCATCCCCTATCAGAATAAGATTTTACTACAAACTATTATCAACTGCTACAGGATGTTATTCTTTTACTGTGATAATAACAACCTAATTAATGAAAGATGTTTTGATAAATACTGTGAACTGTATTTTCTTGATTACTGTACTAGGAATTTATAACACTATATTCAGCTCTTCCTGATGGTATAACAGTAGGCTCCACAGATTCTCATGTTACTGGTAATTCTACTGGCAGtcttccaataaaaaaaaagaaaatgtctgtcTCCAAGGCTTATTGTTAAAAGCTAGCAGGCTAACTATCAGCACCATATTTGTCATTTGCCATGAGAAGTACTTCTCCCTTACAGTCAACTGCTTCCACAATTTTTCACCCTAAGGATGGGGGAGGCCTAATTTATCACACCAGAAATTATTTGCACACCAGTGCACTTATTCTAGAAGGTTTATTACGAATCTTACAATTCAAACTTAACTACAATTTTGCCTCTTGGCCTAGCTGGATGTGGTTCACgtgcaggctgctgctttttcctcacACAAAtgagtaactttttttttttttttttcctactactAGAATGTTTCAGCAGGAAACAAGAACGAGTAGATTACTCCCTGTCTTGTTATGTAATTAATGGGttctcagaattaatttttcctattaGTTATCTGTTTAGAAACTCACAATGATGTATAGGTTCCTACAGGCAACTGTTACAGCTCTTCTTTCAAGCTGTACCCCAGAGCTTGCAGCCATCAGTTCACTAATTCTTTCCCTTTGAAATAGCTCCACAGAAAGAGGTATACctttttctataaaaagaagcatatgaaatacattttagaaGAATCTAATACAACTGTGGTGGTTTACACCCCACAAGGAGGGGACTagaattttctttatatatttccTAGGCTTCattgctttctccttttatgTAAAGCCAAGGAATATTTGTGGCAACCAAGTAACTTAGCAGgaatttaaactgaaggaccCACTTGGATTTTCAAGGCCCAGTGTGCTGGAGATTTGTTCataaattattgaaaaaaattaatagtacTCTAGTTCACACCTTTGAAAGACCATTTCAGAATTCAAACAAGAAATTCCTTATAGTTTCAAATTACCAGGATTTCTTTCTGATTAAGGAGAAATGTTAGCAATGTCAGAAATAATACGCTGGCAATTTTAGGCTTTCAGTGTTTCACATTTACTATCTCAAGTTTCTGATAGCTATCTAATCCTAGGTAGCTTTGACTGTTCTCACTGAAATTGAAAAGGTTGTCTTTTCCATATAGTAAATCTACTGTACGACAGCCCTAAAAAAACTATCATTAGTTACATTTCCttagttttgtattttctcattCATGTTAGAATATCTGTCCAAGATCTCTTACAGAACGAATAAAACAGTTTTGTCTAGAGAGAAGACAACAAAATCAAGCTTTGGTCACAAAAATGTGTTAAGAAGCCGCTTGGCTACCTGTATTTCTCTACACAGTGTATTACTCCTGATTTACAGTCATCTGCTGATCAGTCTGAAAGTACTTCTTAAAAAATAGTATGGGAAACATCACCAACTTCATGTTTTAATTGAAACTCAGATATTTTGCCTGTAGGTTGAAGGATGTTCTCATATACGCAAGTCAAGTCAAAAGTATGGAAaagtgcttctttttctgaagaaaatatttaaattcagaaataagagTGTAAACAACCACTCAATGAGTAACAGCAAGACACGTGTTTTTTTACACCCATGTTTGCATGCACATTCTCTCACACACAGGTTTTTATTTGTCTGATTATGATTATATACCTGTTCGAAGTCAGGATCATCATGCTTACATGTTTCCACGCAGCGTCTTTGCACTGAATCTGGCTCTGTGCAGGATGCTTTTAACACCTGTGTTTACAAACACAGAGATTGGTTATTTTGTCttcatattttgttcttttaatcctccaaatcatagaatcatagaattgtcagggttggaagggacctttaagatcacctagttccaacccccctgccacaggcagggatacctcccactagagaAGCATCTGTAATTTGGTGTTGCCTTGCCACTTGGAGGATCTCATGTGAAAATCTGCTCCGTGCCATGTTTTCCATAGTATTAATTCTTATgaaatgtcttatttttcataaagtCCATTAATGTTTACACTCAAATTATCCAAGCTAAAGAAGTTGATAAGTTCTCAAAACACTTCTATGAATATATTCCTCTTTTATCATTTGCAATGCAAAATTAACTGGGTTGCAAAGACCAAAACAATGAAACTGTTTAATGCCTGAATTCAGTTTTCCATCGCAGCCAAGACTGAGCCATGTTGTAAATCATAACTTAATCACAGATATAGAGCCCTGTCATCTTCTATACCAGAATTCTGGTtgatattaagaaaataatttgtattctGATGGAAAAAGGAAGGTCTGTGATATTTCCAAGGTTTATAAGTAACTGGGAGACACTAACTGGGAGACAATCTTACATGATTTTCAGATAAGAATTGCCTTTAGTGATATCCTGAAACATAACCTGGTATAGCCTGGTACTTTAATATAGGATGCTTGAGAAGTGAAATCCATTAGGGCTCAACAATCAGTTCTTTCCTTGATGTGGTGGAACACCTTGCAAACAACtaatttttgaaaagtaatCTCTGAACctgaaaaatcctttaaaaatagtttatcTTTCAAGGTCAGAAATGAAAATCCCAGTGGGATAGTTGGCTATGAAAATGATTAATATATCTTGCAACATACACTCCTCCAGATAACTTCAGGAAATAGATTTTAGGGAAAGTCATCtgtgaattaaaaacaaatgaaaaccatcAAAGACTTCATTTGAGGAAGAATTTGAAGATTTAACCCGTTGTACATGGCCAGCATTGGGTGAAGGGCCATTCTTTAACACAACATATCCTATGTAAACAGAACTTCTTATATCTTTGCCTTCATTTAGAAGGTAAATGCTAGTGTAAGATTTCTTTTCAGACAGACTTTAGTAAATGCTGTAATCTTCTTATAGGAAAAACAATCCTTGTCTGCCCTTTCTACCACAAACAAACCTGCATGAGACCGGAGAAAATGAGAATGTTCTCATCTCAACAGATGTTAAATGTCTGAAATAGGTgtagctgtattttctttttttcagtcattatcTTGTTATTCGGATTGCTtaggagaaaataattctcCTCTTAAACTTATCTCTTTCCAAGGCAACattcctgcttcttcctctgcttttattcCCTGCATGTTTTCTGGTTAAGAAACTTCTTTCTGCACAGAGATTGGTACCCAACATCCCCAGCTGCCTTACAGTGACAGTAGTCAGCTACCCAGCCCTATCATAGAAGGAGATAGTCAGAAGCTGTTAAATATGGAAGATGTTATATAAGTAAGGTGGtacataaaggaaaataaatttgaaaggGTCTGTGGGGAAATTTCACTATAGTAAGAAAGAGCACTCATAAACtacaaaggaaataaactgCTTACCTTCAGAGCGAGATGCTTCTTACCCTTGCACAGTAGGACAAATTCATTAAGCTTTGATCTCTGTGTGAGGCTGACCAAATTTTTAGAATCTGTTTTATATAGAGGAGAGTATTGTTACAAAATATgtatcattttttaaaatgaagcataGCTGAAAGTACTTAGTAAAGACATAACATTCAGGTTCACTTTATATTTGTTACTCTTCCTGTTGATCACTGTGGATAACATTCTCCTCTGTATTTAAAGTCTGTGGCTTTGTGAAGCTTTAAATTTGCCATAGATATGCTTTCCTCCCGCTACATCTCTCTGTATTTATAGTTCATGTAGCATTCATTATAGATTAATATTTATGATCTGAACTAAAAAGGCACATACATTAGTACATAATGCATAGATGTTTATATAATATACTTGACTATGTATACATCATTACGGAAAACATAggatttttccccttttattttctgagtgcTCTCTGAATCAAAATCTTTCACTGTCATCATTGTGGGTGCATTGGATCTACTcccttttgatatttttttttgctctttttgatACTTCCACTCTCCGATGGTCTTTGGATGGTTACAGTTATCAAAACCTTTCCAAAGTCTAAGAGGCAATTTTACAAATCCATGCAAAGGAAATGCTTGGAAATTAACTAAATATAAGAAAACACTCCTTGCTTGGGGTGTGCCTGAAATGCAAGGCACTGGCATGTGGGagggtaaaaatattttatagtgtTACCTAGAAATACTCATTTGGCCATTTTTCAGTGTGCAGTCTTGGACCAGATGGACATTTGCTCTTATCTATTACAGCAGCTCTTTATGGTTTAAATTGGAACATATTTCTCTTCTACTAGCATACTGGAACTAATATATCTTTGACTTTCCCAATCACTTCTTACTCTTAACAATATGAAAGTTGAAAAATGTCTCCCATCtttcttcatgttttgttttggttttcatctcCTCTTACAACAGGTCTTTGCTAGCCAAGACCCATACGCTAGcaacagagcacagaaaattttctttaaaaaaagatggattCTCTAGCTTGtgtacattttatttcctcataTACATTTATCTCTAATCCAAGCCATTACTCATAACTTGCTAAGGCAAATTTTGTGactttgaatatttctttttatgtaacACTGAAAcctttaattttcagtgttgcCCAGTGACTGGGCCTAAATGAAAATCTGGTATAAAATGTTACTTCTGATGTCAACTTTATGTATAAAATTCTACTATCTTATTTTTGTACTCCCAAACATCTCTTCAAAACCAGACACTAACAAAGAGAATGGCATCTTTTATTCCCACAGGAGTCTTACCAGTAGCTGCTGATTCATCCTTTGTGAAGACACCCAACCACGCAATGTCTAAAACAGAAGATATTTAACAAATGTGTGGATTTCAATTGTTACATTCTTCAAATTTGAAAACATTACAGACAACCTAACAAcctgctttaaaatgtaaactGAGAAAGAGTGTGTAATAGCAATAGGCATTAGGTTTAATTTCCTGCAGGTCTCTCAATGACCCCAGAAGACTGTACAGTCTGATTGGTATCAGGTACCCCAAAGTCTGAGCTCTGAGACTAATAAATATATGGATTTATTAATTACCTTTTGCAAATGATAATACACctgagaaaacagaaggcaGTAACGAAATGTAAAGGTGTGAACTGCTACCAGAGAGAAGCCTGAAAGTCTTTGGAAGCAGGTAGAAGGACCCTAGGGTGAAATGTACAAGGTTGGAAAGTA
The DNA window shown above is from Calypte anna isolate BGI_N300 chromosome Z, bCalAnn1_v1.p, whole genome shotgun sequence and carries:
- the LOC115599965 gene encoding uncharacterized protein LOC115599965, yielding MSDFSSLKRNRTRMEKRGKRGCQDFWNASTMVLRSGFRKMYEAPPRRKRSAKRSAKRSDERSDEMQLMLKSAQPNSGKPVAFNLRRTQKCYILTEDSKTVHFDIDEYGHHEISTKDSQSCEDIAWLGVFTKDESAATDSKNLVSLTQRSKLNEFVLLCKGKKHLALKVLKASCTEPDSVQRRCVETCKHDDPDFEQLREKNNFFIMHYQGDSVQFQCYEDTSYYLYANDDSLDIRKLDNKEPNEDKNFYFRVSYLEE